A window from Pseudomonas frederiksbergensis encodes these proteins:
- a CDS encoding phage regulatory CII family protein gives MSRIALSSVERAQREILPLDLALYHAARDYPGGAAAIAATTGRNATTLQHKLSPTHPSHTVNIQEFGEILELTKDRRILDAVHALVGDTTWQELAEAYTNNMPETLTTGIAEYFRQVADLAETWAKSIGDGVVTDHELAAIRLQVFRGIQGLLGMFNRATYVNQTTRGVDRG, from the coding sequence ATGAGCCGAATCGCTCTGAGTTCTGTAGAACGGGCGCAGCGGGAAATCCTGCCGCTCGATTTAGCGCTTTACCATGCTGCCCGGGACTATCCCGGCGGCGCTGCTGCAATTGCCGCCACCACCGGCAGAAACGCCACCACGCTGCAGCACAAGCTGTCTCCAACCCACCCCAGCCACACGGTGAACATTCAGGAATTCGGCGAGATCCTGGAGTTGACCAAGGACCGCCGCATTCTGGACGCGGTGCATGCGCTGGTCGGGGATACGACTTGGCAGGAGTTGGCTGAGGCGTACACCAACAACATGCCTGAAACCTTGACTACCGGCATTGCTGAGTATTTTCGGCAGGTCGCGGACTTGGCTGAGACATGGGCCAAGAGCATTGGCGACGGCGTGGTGACGGACCACGAGCTGGCCGCGATTCGCCTGCAGGTGTTTCGAGGAATTCAAGGGCTGTTGGGGATGTTCAACCGCGCCACCTACGTTAATCAAACAACGCGGGGTGTCGACCGTGGCTGA
- a CDS encoding LexA family protein, with the protein MVDKNILRAAFSERLHEALNDAGVRSRGRGVDIHRQLKSLGIQKTTQAISKWLNGEAMAEADSMAALCSWLKVRREWLEYGVLPKEQSGGRQEIRLVVGDQSNVSEINQRFGKIPLISWVQAGAWCEAISNIEAYDADSWLSCPVPISNQGYALKVHGDSMTNPGPGRSYPAGCIIFVDPEAETKTGDRVIARVPRTNEATFKILVEDAGRQFLRPINPQYPIIDITEETHICGKVVGSFIPE; encoded by the coding sequence ATGGTTGATAAAAATATACTCCGCGCAGCTTTCAGCGAGCGCCTACACGAAGCCCTCAACGACGCCGGTGTCCGCAGTCGGGGTCGTGGCGTAGACATCCATCGTCAGTTGAAAAGCTTGGGGATTCAAAAGACCACTCAGGCCATCAGCAAGTGGCTAAATGGCGAGGCTATGGCCGAAGCGGACAGCATGGCTGCGCTTTGTTCATGGCTGAAGGTGCGTCGTGAATGGCTGGAGTATGGCGTGCTGCCGAAGGAACAAAGCGGCGGACGCCAGGAGATACGATTAGTTGTCGGGGACCAAAGCAACGTAAGCGAGATCAACCAACGTTTCGGCAAGATCCCGTTGATTTCCTGGGTGCAGGCCGGTGCTTGGTGCGAGGCGATCTCTAACATTGAGGCCTACGACGCCGATTCATGGCTTTCTTGCCCTGTACCGATCAGCAACCAAGGTTACGCACTAAAAGTCCATGGTGATTCAATGACGAACCCAGGGCCTGGCCGAAGCTATCCTGCAGGTTGCATTATTTTTGTGGACCCAGAGGCTGAGACTAAAACTGGTGATCGAGTTATCGCTAGAGTTCCACGCACCAATGAAGCGACATTTAAAATTTTGGTTGAGGACGCTGGCCGTCAATTTTTAAGACCTATCAATCCGCAATATCCAATTATTGACATTACGGAAGAAACGCATATTTGCGGAAAAGTAGTCGGATCCTTCATACCCGAATAA
- a CDS encoding VapE domain-containing protein, which translates to MLDEVLGQFADYGLEPDQPLIFGKLSRCKTTQDKGKEKNGWYVVHEHRTEKGETLIFGSFGDWRSGETQKIKVKSGRMSPEEREVMRARQEDAKRRAADIAANAARRAANRAAGLFKRMPEKGRSDYLDRKQIVGFGVRYAPRTGAFLVPMCNVRDQIVGLQVVFPAKQEDTGRDKSYWPYGMSKEGAFHLIGPHPEPGEPVLVCEGYATGASLHMATSLTVAIAFDAGNLLVVCKAMRERFPGCPLIVCRDDDWKTKRANGDAWNPGEEKANNAALIVGGQVVAPIFSGEREDKWTDFNDLHVAEGLEAVRRQVLAVVKPPAAGGWKDQLARTESGALIAHMQNVELILGNDERWAGVITYSAFSSKIVKLRSAPYGGGMGDWADIDDVRVMKWLAQQYNLRVKSTQVIEAVSVVAHDHAFHPVREYLHKLEWDRVPRLESWLTDVMGVQASDYSAKVGKRWLLSAVGRVMRPGCKADSVMILEGAQGAGKSTAMSILGGEWFMDTPFALGDKDGFQAIRGKWIVELGELDSFNKAESTKAKQFFSASTDTYRESYGRRTNDVPRQCVFVGTTNQDEYLKDATGNRRYWPVACTKVDLELLREIRDQLWAEAMFCYEAGDIWWVTPDEAPTFAEAQEERFVVDEWEGPILTWLEESQIGETTSGSEVLTNALKLDFGHWGKPEQMRVGAIMHRLGWRRTRMPALAKSGQRPWAYKKPAGWGGASALQRETFEEPCFD; encoded by the coding sequence ATGCTCGATGAGGTATTGGGTCAATTTGCAGACTACGGCCTCGAGCCGGACCAGCCGTTAATTTTTGGCAAGCTTAGCCGGTGCAAGACCACGCAGGACAAGGGCAAAGAAAAGAACGGTTGGTACGTGGTTCACGAACATCGCACCGAGAAGGGCGAGACGCTGATCTTTGGGAGCTTCGGTGACTGGCGTTCGGGGGAAACGCAGAAGATTAAAGTGAAGTCGGGGCGGATGTCGCCTGAAGAGCGTGAGGTTATGCGCGCTCGTCAAGAGGACGCCAAGCGTCGCGCAGCCGATATAGCGGCCAATGCTGCACGTCGAGCGGCGAACCGTGCGGCAGGGCTGTTCAAGCGCATGCCGGAGAAGGGGCGTAGCGACTACCTGGATCGAAAACAGATCGTCGGTTTTGGTGTTCGTTACGCGCCGCGCACTGGCGCGTTTTTGGTGCCTATGTGCAACGTGCGGGACCAGATCGTTGGCCTGCAGGTGGTCTTTCCGGCTAAGCAGGAAGATACCGGTCGGGATAAGTCTTACTGGCCTTATGGGATGTCGAAGGAGGGGGCTTTTCACCTGATCGGGCCTCACCCTGAACCGGGGGAACCGGTGCTGGTATGTGAGGGTTACGCCACGGGCGCCAGCCTGCATATGGCGACTTCGCTGACGGTGGCCATCGCGTTCGATGCGGGCAATTTGCTAGTGGTGTGCAAGGCCATGCGTGAGCGCTTTCCGGGTTGCCCGCTGATCGTTTGTCGGGATGATGACTGGAAGACGAAACGCGCGAATGGTGATGCCTGGAACCCCGGTGAAGAGAAGGCGAACAACGCCGCCTTGATCGTCGGTGGCCAGGTGGTTGCGCCGATCTTCTCCGGTGAACGGGAAGACAAGTGGACAGACTTCAACGACCTGCACGTTGCCGAAGGTTTGGAAGCAGTACGCCGCCAGGTGTTGGCGGTGGTCAAGCCACCGGCTGCTGGTGGCTGGAAAGACCAATTGGCTCGCACCGAAAGCGGCGCCCTGATTGCCCACATGCAGAACGTCGAGCTGATACTTGGGAATGACGAGCGCTGGGCCGGGGTCATCACTTACAGCGCCTTCAGTTCGAAGATCGTCAAGTTGCGCTCTGCCCCTTACGGCGGTGGTATGGGCGACTGGGCCGACATCGATGACGTGCGGGTGATGAAGTGGCTCGCGCAGCAATACAACCTGCGGGTGAAGTCGACGCAGGTGATCGAAGCGGTGAGTGTTGTCGCTCATGATCATGCGTTTCATCCGGTGCGGGAGTACCTGCACAAGCTCGAATGGGACCGGGTACCTCGGCTGGAAAGTTGGCTCACCGATGTCATGGGCGTTCAGGCCAGCGACTACTCGGCGAAGGTCGGTAAGCGCTGGCTGCTGTCGGCGGTAGGGAGGGTAATGAGGCCCGGTTGCAAGGCTGACTCGGTGATGATTCTGGAAGGCGCGCAGGGCGCTGGTAAGTCGACGGCAATGAGCATCCTCGGCGGCGAGTGGTTCATGGATACGCCTTTTGCCCTGGGCGACAAGGACGGTTTTCAGGCGATCCGTGGCAAATGGATTGTCGAGCTGGGGGAGCTGGACAGCTTCAACAAAGCGGAGAGCACCAAGGCCAAGCAGTTCTTTTCCGCGTCGACTGATACCTACCGCGAGAGCTACGGCCGTCGAACTAACGACGTGCCACGCCAGTGTGTGTTTGTGGGGACGACCAACCAAGACGAGTATCTCAAGGACGCCACCGGTAACCGGCGTTATTGGCCGGTGGCTTGTACCAAGGTCGACCTGGAGCTGCTGCGTGAGATCCGTGACCAGCTCTGGGCAGAAGCGATGTTTTGCTATGAGGCGGGCGATATCTGGTGGGTGACGCCTGATGAGGCTCCGACCTTTGCTGAAGCGCAGGAAGAGCGCTTTGTGGTGGATGAGTGGGAAGGGCCAATTCTGACCTGGTTGGAGGAATCGCAGATCGGTGAAACCACGTCTGGCAGTGAGGTGCTGACTAATGCGCTGAAGCTCGACTTCGGCCATTGGGGTAAGCCCGAGCAGATGCGTGTCGGGGCGATCATGCACCGGCTTGGATGGCGACGGACACGGATGCCGGCGTTGGCGAAAAGTGGGCAGCGTCCTTGGGCTTACAAGAAGCCGGCAGGTTGGGGTGGCGCTTCGGCGTTGCAGAGGGAAACGTTTGAGGAGCCGTGCTTTGATTAA
- a CDS encoding TraR/DksA family transcriptional regulator, which produces MADIADFANDLVQERLDQALAARNAAKPASAAHSFLFCEGCDDPIPEARRLALPGCTQCVICQSIDESREARHAR; this is translated from the coding sequence GTGGCTGATATCGCTGACTTTGCCAACGACTTGGTGCAGGAGCGTCTTGATCAGGCACTCGCTGCACGAAACGCCGCCAAGCCTGCTTCGGCGGCGCATTCATTCCTGTTCTGTGAAGGTTGCGATGATCCCATCCCTGAAGCTCGTCGACTCGCACTTCCGGGTTGCACTCAGTGCGTGATCTGCCAGTCCATCGACGAATCGCGGGAGGCCCGCCATGCTCGATGA